A single region of the Chelmon rostratus isolate fCheRos1 chromosome 5, fCheRos1.pri, whole genome shotgun sequence genome encodes:
- the wsb2 gene encoding WD repeat and SOCS box-containing protein 2 — protein MCSTENNEELQATSSDPALILELKTRRPPSLEGRAGCETWSVDFSPDGAWFAWSMGHGIVWVVAWPLDSEDSQNGDTDRGDKSFSCGHPVWGLAFGPRPPKSVAAAHTAKTPPKENNSLLLATGLENGVIKIWNVLTGEAVFDLHGHEGVVRDLVFPQNGTLTLISSSRDKTLRIWDLAHKGKKVHVLSGHKDWISCCSVSSDCSMIASVGRFDRMVCLWSLRSYTFMRNLTGGTHKTLYLLSSCDFSPDGALLATAAFSGSSWWIDLWDPYTAEKLATLVDYFEDYGQNQISAIQFSPNGLYLAIVTDDRALRIWEPGKKGMVMQTKADRDSNGLCCNYHPHGGVVATGTRDGHVRFWRAPWTVPSLCHLCRSILRHSVSTHQMEPLPLPKRILQYLTYRNIPDRLKTCCSSDEEEWEG, from the exons ATGTGCTCCACGGAAAACAACGAGGAGCTACAAGCGACGT cctccgACCCAGCTCTTATCCTGGAGCTGAAGACCAGGCGTCCTCCGTCGCTGGAGGGCCGGGCGGGATGTGAGACCTGGAGCGTGGACTTCTCCCCGGACGGAGCCTGGTTCGCCTGGTCGATGGGACACGGCATCGTGTGGGTGGTCGCCTGGCCTCTCGACTCCGA AGACAGTCAGAATGGAGACACCGACCGAGGAGACAAGAGCTTCAGTTGCGGTCACCCAGTTTGGGGCCTCGCCTTTGGACCCAGACCTCCAAAATCagttgcagcagcacacacgGCTAAAACACCACCGAAAGAGAACAACAGCCTGCTCCTGGCCACAGGCTTGGAGAACGGGGTGATCAAAATCTGGAACGTGTTAACTG GTGAGGCTGTGTTTGATCTCCATGGCCATGAGGGCGTTGTGAGGGACCTGGTCTTCCCTCAGAACGGGACCCTCACACTCATATCATCTTCCCGGGACAAGACGTTGAGGATCTGGGACCTGGCTCACAAAG GAAAGAAGGTGCACGTGCTTTCTGGACATAAAGACtggatcagctgctgcagcgtATCCTCAGACTGCAGCATGATCGCGTCTGTCGGCAGATTTGACAGA ATGgtgtgtctgtggagtctgCGGTCGTATACGTTCATGAGGAACCTGACAGGAGGGACCCATAAGACCTTGTACCTCCTGTCTTCCTGTGACTTCTCACCCGACGGCGCGCTGCTCGCCACCGCGGCCTTCAGCGGATCCAGCTGGTGGATCGACCTGTGGGACCCGTACACCGCAGAGAAGCTGGCCACTCTGGT cgaCTACTTTGAAGATTACGGGCAAAACCAAATCTCAGCAATACAGTTCTCCCCCAACGGTTTGTACTTGGCGATCGTGACCGATGACAG AGCTCTTCGGATCTGGGAGCCGGGAAAGAAAGGGATGGTGATGCAGACCAAAGCGGACAGAGACTCTAATGGACTCTGCTGCAACTACCATCCACACGGGGGAGTGGTCGCCACGGG AACCAGAGACGGCCACGTAAGGTTCTGGAGGGCTCCCTGGACGGTGCCCAGCCTGTGCCACCTGTGCCGGTCCATCCTGCGCCACTCGGTGTCCACGCACCAGATGGAGCCGCTGCCCCTCCCCAAGAGGATCCTCCAGTACCTCACCTACAGAAACATCCCCGACCGCCTCAagacctgctgctcctcagaCGAAGAGGAGTGGGAAGGCTGA
- the rfc5 gene encoding replication factor C subunit 5, whose product MASTSKAPLHTRNLPWVEKYRPQKLDDLISHRDILSTIQRFISEDKLPHLLFYGPPGTGKTSTILACARQLYKDREFNSMVLELNASDDRGIDVVRGPILSFASTRTIFKKGFKLVILDEADAMTQDAQNALRRVIEKFTENTRFCLICNYLSKIIPAVQSRCTRFRFGPLSPDQMIPRLEHVIQQESIDVTPDGMKAIVTLSSGDMRRSLNILQSTSMAYGKVTEDTVYTCTGHPLRSDIANILDWSLNKDFTTAYKQILQLKTLKGLALHDILTEVHLLIHRVDFPPAIRIGLLIKLADIEHRLASGTDEKIQLSSMVAAFQAVRDLVVSEAS is encoded by the exons ATGGCTTCAACAAGTAAAGCGCCGTTACATACCAGGAATTTACCATG GGTAGAAAAATACAGACCACAGAAACTTGATGATCTGATCTCACACAGAGATATTCTAAGCACCA TCCAGAGGTTTATTAGTGAGGACAAGCTTCCCCACCTCTTGTTCTATGGCCCCCCTGGTACAGGCAAAACCTCCACCATCCTCGCCTGTGCCAGGCAGCTGTACAAGGACAGAGAGTTCAACTCCATGGTGTTGGAG CTAAACGCATCAGATGACAGAGGTATTGATGTTGTACGAGGTCCCATTCTGAGCTTTGCCAGCACCAGGACCATCTTCAA GAAGGGTTTCAAGTTGGTGATACTGGACGAGGCCGATGCCATGACCCAGGATGCCCAGAATGCATTGCGGCGAG TGATTGAGAAGTTTACAGAAAACACTCGATTCTGCCTGATCTGCAACTACCTGTCCAAGATCATCCCGGCTGTGCAGTCTCGCTGCACCAGGTTTCGTTTCGGCCCGCTGTCGCCGGATCAAATGATCCCTCGGCTGGAGCATGTGATCCAGCAGGAGAG CATTGACGTAACTCCAGATGGAATGAAGGCCATCGTGACCTTATCATCAGGTGATATGAGACGATCGCTCAACATACTACAG AGCACCAGTATGGCGTACGGGAAGGTCACAGAGGACACAGTGTACACCTGCACAGGTCACCCCCTCCGCTCAGATATAGCCAACATCCTCGACTGGTCCCTCAACAAAGACTTCACCACGGCATACAAGC AAATCCTCCAGCTCAAGACTTTGAAAGGTTTGGCCCTGCATGATATCCTCACTGAGGTTCATCTGCTCATACACAGAG TGGACTTTCCTCCAGCTATTCGGATCGGTCTGCTCATCAAGTTGGCCGACATTGA ACACAGGCTCGCCTCGGGAACCGATGAGAAGATCCAGCTGAGCTCCATGGTTGCAGCTTTCCAGGCAGTGCGAGACCTTGTGGTCAGCGAGGCCTCATAG